A single region of the Leptolyngbya subtilissima AS-A7 genome encodes:
- a CDS encoding MGMT family protein → MLTYERIYSVVRQIPRGQVATYGQVAELAGLIGKPRLVGYALYRVDMTTDDVPWQRVINAKGEVSESPLRHGSDYLQRAMLEDEGIEFDHRGRIDLGKYKWRPPDSVIEQALAAFGENLG, encoded by the coding sequence ATGCTGACCTACGAACGCATCTACTCTGTGGTCCGCCAAATTCCTCGGGGTCAGGTGGCCACTTATGGCCAGGTGGCTGAGCTGGCAGGGCTCATTGGCAAACCCCGCCTGGTAGGCTACGCCCTTTACCGGGTTGATATGACCACCGACGACGTGCCCTGGCAACGGGTGATCAACGCCAAGGGAGAAGTCTCTGAGTCACCGCTGCGTCATGGCAGCGACTATCTTCAGCGCGCCATGCTAGAGGACGAAGGCATTGAGTTTGACCACCGAGGCCGTATTGATCTGGGCAAATATAAATGGCGCCCGCCCGATAGTGTTATCGAGCAGGCGCTGGCAGCATTTGGAGAGAACTTAGGCTAG
- a CDS encoding 30S ribosomal protein S1 — protein MLNQDVKDADIGFTHEDFAALLDKYDYHFNPGDTVSGTVFSLEPRGALIDIGAKTAAYLPIQEMSINRVDHPEEVLRSNETREFFILTDENEDGQLTLSIRRIEYMRAWERVRQLQQEDATVRSGVFATNRGGALVRIEGLRGFIPGSHISTRKPKEDLVGEDLPLKFLEVDEERNRLVLSHRRALVERKMNGLQVGEVVLGAVRGLKPYGAFIDIGGVSGLLHISEISHDHIDTPHSVLNVNDEIKVMIIDLDAERGRISLSTKQLEPEPGDMVKNPDLVYDKAEEMAAKYREAMRRQAAEQAGEVIDEPEELYEEEEVAVAVD, from the coding sequence ATGCTCAATCAGGACGTAAAGGACGCTGACATCGGGTTTACACATGAAGACTTTGCCGCACTTTTAGATAAGTACGACTATCACTTCAACCCAGGCGATACGGTTTCTGGTACCGTGTTTAGCCTTGAGCCCAGGGGCGCCCTGATTGATATCGGTGCTAAAACCGCCGCTTATCTCCCTATTCAGGAGATGTCTATCAACCGGGTTGATCATCCTGAAGAGGTGCTGCGCTCCAATGAAACTCGCGAGTTCTTTATTCTCACCGACGAGAATGAGGACGGTCAGCTAACTCTTTCCATTCGTCGCATTGAGTACATGCGCGCTTGGGAACGGGTGCGTCAACTCCAGCAGGAAGACGCCACTGTCCGTTCCGGCGTGTTTGCTACCAACCGAGGTGGCGCTCTGGTGCGCATCGAGGGCTTGCGCGGCTTTATCCCTGGCTCTCACATCAGCACCCGCAAGCCGAAGGAAGACCTGGTGGGCGAAGACCTGCCGCTCAAGTTTCTAGAAGTTGACGAAGAGCGCAACCGTCTGGTGCTCAGCCATCGTCGTGCTCTGGTTGAGCGCAAGATGAACGGTCTGCAAGTGGGCGAAGTGGTGCTGGGCGCAGTGCGTGGCCTCAAACCCTACGGCGCCTTCATCGATATCGGCGGCGTTAGCGGTCTGCTGCACATCTCTGAAATTTCCCACGACCACATTGACACGCCTCACAGCGTGCTCAACGTCAATGACGAAATCAAGGTCATGATTATTGACCTTGATGCTGAGCGAGGTCGGATTTCCCTTTCGACCAAGCAGCTAGAGCCCGAGCCGGGTGACATGGTCAAGAACCCTGACCTGGTCTATGACAAGGCCGAGGAAATGGCTGCTAAGTACCGCGAAGCCATGCGTCGTCAGGCTGCTGAGCAAGCCGGTGAGGTGATTGACGAACCTGAAGAGCTGTATGAAGAGGAAGAAGTGGCCGTGGCCGTTGACTAG
- the nrdR gene encoding transcriptional regulator NrdR, whose amino-acid sequence MHCPFCQHLNNRVLESRSAEAGRSIRRRRECLRCERRFTTYERIEYVPVTVIKRSADRELFERSKVLRGIVRACEKTPVSSLAMEAIVDDIEAELQQRATREVTSAEIGEMVLAKLQAMNEVAFVRFASVYRQFQGIRDFAETLSQLQGDRGDRHEDGTENGQSSTYVVSAQSL is encoded by the coding sequence ATGCATTGCCCGTTCTGTCAGCATCTGAACAATCGAGTCTTAGAGTCGCGATCGGCGGAGGCGGGGCGCAGCATTCGCAGGCGCCGGGAATGCCTGAGATGCGAGCGCCGATTCACTACCTACGAGCGCATTGAGTATGTGCCCGTTACGGTGATCAAGCGTAGCGCCGACCGAGAACTGTTCGAGCGTTCCAAGGTGCTGCGGGGTATAGTGCGGGCCTGCGAGAAAACTCCAGTGTCGTCTCTCGCAATGGAGGCGATCGTCGACGACATTGAGGCTGAACTTCAGCAGCGCGCCACCCGAGAGGTGACCAGCGCTGAAATCGGCGAAATGGTATTGGCTAAGCTCCAGGCCATGAACGAAGTAGCCTTTGTGCGATTTGCCTCGGTATATCGTCAGTTTCAAGGCATTCGCGATTTTGCCGAAACCCTGAGCCAGCTTCAAGGTGATCGAGGCGATCGCCATGAGGATGGTACGGAAAACGGCCAGTCCTCAACCTACGTGGTTTCCGCCCAATCTCTGTAA
- a CDS encoding photosystem II reaction center protein T, whose product MEAVAYIFIFACIIGTLFFAIAFREPPRISKD is encoded by the coding sequence ATGGAAGCTGTCGCTTACATCTTCATTTTTGCCTGCATCATTGGTACCCTCTTCTTTGCGATCGCATTTCGCGAACCCCCTCGCATTTCTAAGGACTAA
- the psbB gene encoding photosystem II chlorophyll-binding protein CP47 codes for MGLPWYRVHTVVVNDPGRLIAVHLMHTALVAGWAGSMALFELSTFDPSDPVLNPMWRQGMFVLPFMSRLGVTQSWGGWSVTGASAVNPGFWSFEGVAAAHIVLSGLLFLAACWHWVYWDLDLFRDPRTGEPALDLPKMFGIHLFLSGLLCFGFGAFHLTGLWGPGMWVSDPYGLTGHVQGVAPEWGSAGFNPFNPGGIVAHHIAAGIVGIIAGLFHLTVRPPQRLYKALRMGNIETVLSSSIAAVFFAAFVVAGTMWYGSAATPIELFGPTRYQWDGDYFKQEIQRRVQADVNSGSSLDEAYASIPEKLAFYDYVGNSPAKGGLFRVGPMVQGDGIAEGWLGHPVFKDKEGRELFVRRLPNFFETFPVVLVDKDGVVRADIPFRRAESKYSFEQTGVTATFYGGELGGQTISEPALVKRYARKAQLGEPFEFDRETLGSDGVFRTSTRGWFTYGHAVFALLFFFGHIWHGSRTLFRDVFAGVDPDLSPEQVEWGFFAKVGDTSTRKEETV; via the coding sequence ATGGGACTACCCTGGTACCGGGTACACACGGTCGTCGTTAACGATCCCGGGCGACTGATTGCTGTACACCTAATGCATACGGCCCTGGTAGCTGGCTGGGCCGGCTCGATGGCTCTCTTTGAACTGTCCACCTTTGACCCCAGTGACCCTGTGCTCAACCCCATGTGGCGGCAGGGCATGTTTGTCCTACCCTTCATGTCTCGTCTGGGTGTAACCCAGTCGTGGGGCGGCTGGAGTGTAACCGGCGCATCTGCCGTTAACCCTGGCTTTTGGTCCTTCGAGGGTGTGGCTGCGGCTCACATCGTCCTGTCAGGTCTGCTATTTTTAGCAGCCTGCTGGCACTGGGTCTATTGGGATCTAGATCTGTTCCGCGATCCTCGCACCGGAGAGCCGGCGCTGGATTTGCCCAAGATGTTTGGTATTCACCTGTTCCTGTCCGGGCTTCTCTGCTTCGGCTTTGGGGCCTTCCACCTGACCGGTCTCTGGGGACCTGGTATGTGGGTATCTGACCCCTACGGCCTCACCGGCCACGTGCAAGGAGTTGCTCCCGAATGGGGCTCCGCAGGCTTTAACCCCTTTAACCCCGGTGGTATTGTGGCTCACCACATCGCCGCGGGGATTGTGGGCATTATTGCAGGCTTGTTCCACCTGACGGTGCGCCCACCCCAGCGCCTCTACAAGGCTCTGCGCATGGGTAACATTGAGACGGTACTGTCCAGCAGTATTGCAGCGGTGTTCTTTGCGGCCTTTGTGGTGGCAGGCACCATGTGGTACGGCAGTGCCGCTACCCCCATCGAGCTATTTGGCCCCACCCGCTACCAGTGGGATGGTGACTACTTTAAGCAAGAGATTCAGCGCCGGGTTCAGGCCGATGTCAACTCTGGGTCATCCCTGGATGAAGCCTACGCCAGTATTCCTGAGAAACTGGCCTTCTACGACTACGTCGGCAACAGCCCTGCTAAGGGTGGTTTGTTCCGGGTTGGCCCCATGGTCCAAGGCGATGGTATCGCTGAGGGTTGGCTGGGTCACCCCGTCTTCAAAGACAAGGAAGGCCGCGAGCTGTTTGTCCGCCGCTTGCCTAACTTCTTTGAGACCTTCCCTGTGGTGCTGGTCGACAAAGACGGCGTCGTTCGCGCTGACATTCCCTTCCGTCGGGCTGAATCCAAGTACAGCTTTGAGCAGACTGGTGTCACCGCTACCTTCTATGGTGGTGAGCTAGGTGGTCAAACGATCTCTGAGCCAGCTCTGGTCAAGCGCTACGCCCGCAAGGCGCAGCTAGGTGAACCCTTCGAGTTCGATCGCGAAACCCTCGGCTCTGACGGAGTATTCCGCACCAGCACTCGCGGCTGGTTTACCTACGGTCACGCGGTGTTTGCGCTGCTGTTCTTCTTTGGTCACATCTGGCACGGGTCTCGTACTCTGTTCCGCGATGTGTTTGCGGGTGTAGACCCCGACCTGTCTCCCGAGCAGGTGGAATGGGGTTTCTTCGCCAAGGTGGGAGATACCTCCACTCGCAAAGAAGAGACTGTTTAG
- a CDS encoding 2Fe-2S iron-sulfur cluster-binding protein: protein MANVKFVNEDTEIVVADGANLRFKALENRIDIYTFSGKLMNCGGYGQCGTCVVDIVAGGENLSPRTQVEERKLKKWPESCRLSCQTTVHGPVSVVTKPNRKALAQAKTSKSA, encoded by the coding sequence ATGGCTAATGTTAAGTTTGTTAACGAAGACACTGAGATTGTCGTTGCCGACGGGGCTAACCTGCGTTTTAAGGCATTAGAAAACCGGATTGACATCTATACCTTTAGCGGCAAGCTGATGAACTGCGGCGGCTACGGCCAGTGCGGCACCTGCGTCGTCGACATAGTGGCGGGGGGCGAAAACCTGTCGCCCCGCACCCAGGTAGAAGAGCGCAAACTGAAGAAGTGGCCTGAGAGCTGCCGACTGTCTTGCCAGACCACGGTACACGGGCCGGTTTCGGTGGTTACAAAGCCTAACCGCAAGGCGCTGGCTCAGGCTAAGACTTCGAAGAGCGCCTAG
- the psbM gene encoding photosystem II reaction center protein PsbM, whose translation MEVNKLGFVASILFVLVPTVFLLILYIQTSSKQTGS comes from the coding sequence ATGGAAGTCAATAAGCTTGGTTTTGTAGCCAGCATTCTCTTTGTTCTGGTACCGACGGTTTTTCTGCTAATTCTGTACATTCAGACCTCTAGCAAACAAACGGGATCGTAA
- a CDS encoding proteasome-type protease, with product MTYCLGILVKEGLVLAADSRTNAGVDYISSYRKLFDFSKPGDRVLLLCTSGNLSITQAVVHQLGQDIKHDREPNLHSLHSLYDVARYLGEQIRTLQEADRAWLAQDKIDFKCSFLLGGQVQGEVPELFLIYSQGNCIKATPETPFLQIGETKYGKPILDRTLGFDMPLDAVAKCALLSIDSTMRSNLSVGPPIHMTMYQTNSFEIRHQAQFQAGDPYLVKMRKHWEVALREASNSMPDISWNQDDTLSPLGIPDLGNS from the coding sequence ATGACCTACTGTTTGGGCATTTTGGTGAAAGAGGGGTTGGTGCTAGCCGCCGATTCTAGAACCAATGCTGGGGTTGACTATATTTCGTCGTACCGCAAGCTGTTTGATTTCTCTAAACCGGGCGATCGCGTCCTTTTGCTGTGCACTTCGGGCAACCTATCGATTACCCAGGCGGTGGTGCATCAGCTCGGTCAAGACATTAAGCACGATCGCGAGCCCAATCTGCACAGCCTGCACAGCCTCTACGATGTGGCCCGCTACCTGGGGGAGCAAATTCGCACCCTACAGGAGGCCGATCGCGCCTGGCTGGCCCAGGACAAAATTGACTTTAAGTGCAGTTTTTTGCTGGGCGGTCAGGTGCAGGGAGAGGTGCCCGAGCTGTTTTTGATCTATAGCCAGGGCAACTGCATCAAGGCCACCCCAGAGACACCGTTTTTGCAGATTGGCGAGACCAAGTACGGCAAGCCCATACTCGATCGCACTCTAGGGTTTGACATGCCCCTCGATGCGGTGGCCAAGTGTGCGCTGCTGTCGATTGATTCGACGATGCGATCGAACCTGTCGGTGGGGCCACCGATTCACATGACCATGTACCAGACCAACAGCTTTGAGATTCGCCATCAAGCCCAGTTTCAGGCGGGGGATCCTTACCTAGTTAAAATGCGCAAACACTGGGAAGTAGCCCTGCGGGAAGCCTCAAACAGCATGCCGGATATTTCTTGGAACCAGGACGATACCCTTTCGCCCTTGGGGATTCCCGATCTGGGCAATAGCTAA
- a CDS encoding 4'-phosphopantetheinyl transferase family protein produces MSEFCQGCASPAVDLWLLSTEILEPTTQQAFKACLSSTEQAQLQRLRPTIQGQFLASRGCLRHLLSRYTGQAPAALTFVYGPKGKPALSPYDSKFCVVPQFNLSHSGQRLLVAISTADDVSAIGVDIEALRPVKSLAGLCRRYLTAAEAETVLAVPHPQADYHFLRYWTGKEACLKSLGIGIVDSMQALELRLEIPDLTSVPTSVKVVTAPRLDHPGQLYQWHPEPGYMGAIAVQISFLEPERLRFWQTTPAALLADA; encoded by the coding sequence ATGTCTGAGTTTTGCCAGGGCTGTGCCTCACCCGCTGTTGACCTCTGGCTGCTCTCTACCGAGATCCTTGAGCCGACCACCCAGCAGGCCTTCAAAGCCTGTTTATCGTCGACAGAACAAGCTCAGCTACAGCGCCTTCGGCCTACAATCCAGGGTCAGTTTTTAGCCAGCCGAGGCTGCCTACGCCACCTGCTGAGTCGCTACACCGGTCAAGCACCCGCCGCGCTTACCTTTGTCTATGGACCTAAGGGCAAGCCAGCCCTCAGCCCCTATGACAGTAAATTTTGCGTGGTGCCACAATTCAACCTGTCCCACAGCGGGCAGCGGTTGCTCGTAGCCATCAGCACCGCCGATGATGTAAGTGCGATCGGTGTGGATATTGAAGCCCTGCGCCCGGTAAAATCTTTGGCGGGTCTGTGTCGTCGCTACCTCACCGCCGCTGAGGCTGAAACCGTGCTGGCTGTGCCGCATCCCCAGGCCGACTACCATTTTTTGCGCTACTGGACGGGTAAAGAAGCCTGCCTAAAATCCCTCGGCATTGGCATAGTCGACTCCATGCAGGCCCTAGAGTTGCGCTTAGAGATTCCAGATCTAACCTCGGTGCCGACCTCGGTGAAAGTGGTGACGGCACCGAGGTTAGACCATCCAGGGCAGCTCTATCAGTGGCACCCAGAGCCAGGCTACATGGGTGCGATCGCCGTGCAAATTTCTTTCCTAGAGCCAGAGCGGCTGCGCTTTTGGCAAACGACCCCCGCTGCCCTACTAGCTGATGCTTAA
- a CDS encoding NAD(P)/FAD-dependent oxidoreductase, with the protein MPSKRSLSANSEPATGAVRVCILGGGFGGLYCALSLHQRSRRSPRPIHITLVEPRDRFNFTPLLYELLTQELAPWEIAPPYRELLQHTAVDLRQDWAEHIDLAQQRVTLRHGEPIAYDYLVVALGSRMRPPATPGSQAHSLPFNTLQDAEQLERRLNDLEQSPQVRVVVAGAGPSGVELACKLSDRLGSRGHVTVVDRRGEILRSYPQQIQRAAAKAMAKRGIEVYLNAAIEAVDASGLTFGYEGQARHCPANITLWTVGTVPHVWLGDDLKPTIFGQYQVLPTLQLLDHKHVFALGDMAAMPAPGRDRAPTTAQAAYQAGPAVASNLLALIADRPLKPFIYNHLGDMLTLGQGEAVVCGFGLCITGRLGGLSRRWAYWLRLPTSAHRWRVLKHWLGFKP; encoded by the coding sequence ATGCCTTCGAAGCGTTCTCTCTCTGCTAACTCAGAACCTGCGACTGGCGCTGTGCGAGTCTGCATTTTGGGCGGCGGATTTGGGGGGTTGTACTGCGCCCTATCCCTGCACCAGCGATCGCGGCGATCGCCACGCCCCATCCACATTACCCTGGTCGAGCCGCGCGATCGCTTCAACTTTACCCCGCTGCTCTACGAACTGCTCACCCAGGAACTTGCCCCCTGGGAGATTGCCCCCCCCTACCGAGAGTTGCTCCAGCACACTGCTGTTGACCTGCGCCAAGACTGGGCCGAGCACATCGACCTGGCCCAGCAACGCGTCACTTTGCGCCATGGCGAACCAATCGCCTACGACTACCTGGTGGTCGCGCTAGGTAGCCGAATGCGGCCCCCCGCCACCCCCGGCAGCCAGGCTCACAGCCTGCCGTTTAACACCTTGCAGGATGCCGAACAGCTGGAGCGGCGGTTAAACGATCTCGAACAGTCACCCCAGGTGCGGGTTGTGGTGGCCGGGGCCGGACCCAGCGGTGTAGAGTTGGCTTGCAAACTGAGCGATCGCCTCGGTAGCCGGGGCCACGTCACCGTGGTTGACCGCCGAGGCGAAATTTTACGCTCCTATCCCCAGCAGATCCAGCGGGCGGCGGCAAAGGCCATGGCAAAGCGAGGGATAGAGGTCTATCTCAATGCTGCGATCGAGGCGGTAGATGCCAGCGGGTTGACCTTTGGCTACGAGGGCCAAGCCCGCCACTGCCCAGCCAACATTACCCTGTGGACGGTGGGTACAGTGCCCCATGTTTGGTTGGGGGATGATCTCAAGCCGACCATTTTTGGCCAGTACCAGGTGCTGCCTACCCTACAGCTGCTGGATCATAAACATGTTTTTGCATTGGGGGACATGGCCGCCATGCCTGCCCCCGGTCGTGACCGGGCTCCCACTACGGCCCAAGCGGCCTATCAGGCTGGCCCTGCGGTCGCCTCCAATCTGCTAGCGCTGATCGCCGATCGCCCCCTCAAACCGTTTATCTACAACCATCTGGGCGACATGCTTACCCTGGGTCAGGGGGAGGCCGTGGTCTGTGGTTTTGGGCTGTGCATCACTGGGCGGCTGGGCGGCCTGTCGCGTCGCTGGGCCTACTGGTTGCGGTTGCCCACCTCCGCCCACCGCTGGCGAGTGCTCAAGCACTGGCTGGGCTTCAAGCCTTAG
- a CDS encoding TMEM175 family protein — MGKGRIEAFSDGVLAIIITIMVLELKIPHEAELTALQPLIPVFLSYLLSFVYIGIYWNNHHHLLQAVRQVNGNVLWANLHLLFWLSLIPFVTGWTGENHSAALPVAFYGGVLFFAAIAYYILTQVLIAYEGRDSALAIAVGRDWKGKISVVIYAIAISLAFLSSWLSLGLYVLVAVMWLIPDRRIERALLS; from the coding sequence ATGGGCAAGGGCAGAATAGAAGCCTTTAGCGACGGCGTGCTCGCTATCATCATCACAATTATGGTGCTAGAGCTGAAGATACCCCACGAGGCTGAGCTGACGGCGCTGCAACCGCTGATTCCGGTGTTTTTGAGCTACTTGCTCAGTTTTGTCTACATCGGCATTTACTGGAACAATCACCACCACCTGCTACAGGCGGTGCGCCAGGTGAATGGCAATGTACTGTGGGCTAACCTGCACCTGCTGTTTTGGCTGTCGCTGATTCCCTTCGTCACTGGGTGGACGGGAGAAAACCACTCTGCGGCGCTGCCGGTGGCGTTTTATGGGGGTGTCCTGTTTTTTGCGGCGATCGCCTACTACATCCTCACCCAAGTGCTGATTGCCTATGAGGGCCGCGACTCGGCTCTGGCGATTGCTGTGGGGCGCGACTGGAAGGGCAAAATTTCAGTGGTGATCTACGCGATCGCCATTTCCCTCGCCTTCCTAAGTTCATGGCTATCTCTGGGGCTGTACGTCCTCGTTGCGGTGATGTGGCTCATACCCGATCGCCGCATTGAACGTGCCTTACTGTCCTGA
- a CDS encoding NYN domain-containing protein, whose amino-acid sequence MTRSPEPPTPKHCEKIARFLHATLLKTQQQRLDLLTEAGGAWLQTTSAEVQVARLTALLEQQPALPGPIVERILAKLLIPNFQGSKPYSQILQRVQQLAIAALPSEPIQPESAHIPYVGLLLVDAENMNPPEALEAFLQTVGRYPIRHRLAFGNWRRLGRRDRDLYRRGYQMVHVPSGKNSADIKMAVDTSLITFQTPSIREVFICSTDTDLLHLGYALLNLGVSVHCVRHRDDGWFEVLNLAQQTTQKVYFDASEGADSALELAHQVTKVPTLAETARSLKQLLAQAHEDDPDQPITMDRLGKLFRDRHHLSASEALQANSGYKTLGQFLKSHTTFVLSPLPNSKQIAVTLKTVANDSPPPEPAIAIAVPQPEGFLGAEGAMEAVAIPPPITDAHSLEQALIALLWRLSSGQADSQIQLSVLAAYFAHIYKESMSAALKRIGEPKGLPKLLTKCRSLRVQQQGQDWRIALACVS is encoded by the coding sequence ATGACTCGCTCCCCTGAGCCGCCTACCCCAAAGCACTGTGAGAAGATTGCTCGTTTTCTACACGCCACACTCTTGAAAACGCAGCAGCAGCGGCTTGACCTGCTCACGGAGGCTGGTGGAGCTTGGTTGCAGACGACCTCCGCAGAGGTGCAGGTTGCCAGGCTGACAGCGCTGCTTGAGCAACAGCCCGCCCTGCCGGGGCCGATTGTCGAGCGTATTCTAGCTAAGCTTTTGATCCCAAATTTCCAGGGATCTAAGCCCTACAGCCAGATTCTGCAGCGGGTGCAGCAGTTGGCGATCGCAGCCCTCCCTAGCGAACCCATCCAGCCCGAGTCAGCTCACATTCCCTACGTCGGGCTGTTGCTGGTGGATGCCGAAAACATGAACCCGCCCGAGGCCTTAGAGGCGTTTCTGCAAACCGTGGGTCGATACCCCATCCGCCACCGTCTGGCCTTTGGCAACTGGCGCAGACTGGGCCGCCGCGATCGCGATCTGTATCGGCGGGGCTATCAAATGGTGCATGTGCCCTCAGGCAAAAACAGTGCCGACATCAAGATGGCTGTGGACACGTCCCTAATTACCTTCCAAACCCCATCGATCCGCGAGGTATTTATCTGTTCTACGGATACCGATCTGCTTCACCTGGGCTACGCTCTGCTCAACCTGGGGGTCAGCGTTCACTGTGTTAGACACCGCGACGACGGCTGGTTCGAGGTGCTCAATCTGGCGCAGCAAACCACTCAGAAGGTCTACTTCGACGCTAGTGAGGGGGCTGATTCGGCACTCGAGTTAGCCCACCAGGTGACGAAGGTGCCCACCCTAGCAGAAACGGCGCGATCGCTCAAACAGCTGCTGGCTCAAGCCCACGAGGATGATCCCGATCAGCCAATTACTATGGACCGGCTGGGCAAGCTATTTCGCGATCGCCACCACCTTTCCGCCAGCGAGGCGCTTCAGGCCAACTCGGGCTATAAAACCCTGGGGCAATTTCTCAAATCCCACACCACCTTTGTCCTTTCCCCTTTACCTAACAGCAAGCAGATTGCTGTCACCCTTAAGACCGTCGCCAACGACAGCCCACCTCCAGAGCCAGCGATCGCGATCGCTGTTCCCCAGCCAGAAGGATTCCTCGGAGCCGAGGGGGCAATGGAGGCAGTAGCTATACCACCACCCATTACCGACGCCCACAGCCTAGAGCAAGCGCTGATCGCTCTCCTATGGCGGCTATCCTCTGGTCAGGCAGATAGCCAAATTCAGCTCTCAGTGCTGGCGGCCTATTTTGCCCACATCTACAAAGAATCCATGAGCGCAGCACTAAAGCGCATCGGCGAACCCAAGGGTCTGCCGAAACTTTTAACCAAATGCCGCTCTCTAAGAGTGCAACAGCAGGGCCAAGACTGGCGGATAGCCTTGGCCTGTGTCAGCTAG
- the purF gene encoding amidophosphoribosyltransferase, with translation MTFPSKSFLDESYDSPQDHVADTRSESLLERPDKPEEACGIFGLYAPDEEVARLAYFGLFALQHRGQESAGIATFNASGSHCYKHMGLVSQVFDDQILKDLTGHIAVGHTRYSTTGSSHVCNAQPAVVPTRLGDLALAHNGNLVNAADLREELLDRHHDLVTTTDSEMIAFALAEAVNDGADWVHAAEQAFNRCYGAFSLVIGTPNGILGARDQQGIRPLVLGVLGNDIPEVGQPAHYVLASETCALDIIGATYVRDIEPGELVWITPEGIISRQWAEATQRKLCVFEMIYFSRPDSIVNGESLYSYRRRLGHQLAKEAPADVDLIMAVPDSGVPAAIGFSQQSQIPYAEGLIKNRYVGRTFIQPTQSMREVGIRMKLNPLKDVLEGKRILIVDDSIVRGTTSRKIVQALRDAGATEVHMRISSPPVTHPCFYGIDTDNQDQLIAATKSLEEIADQINVDSLAYLSWEGMLAATNQEPGSFCSACFTGNYPVEIPEPFKRAKLKFEAKEPVAT, from the coding sequence ATGACGTTCCCTTCTAAATCTTTCCTAGACGAGTCCTACGATTCCCCTCAGGATCATGTTGCGGATACTCGTTCCGAGTCGTTGCTCGAACGTCCCGATAAGCCCGAAGAGGCCTGTGGCATCTTCGGGCTTTATGCTCCCGACGAAGAGGTAGCTCGGCTAGCCTACTTTGGCCTATTTGCCCTACAACACCGAGGCCAAGAGTCGGCGGGCATTGCCACCTTCAACGCATCGGGTAGCCACTGCTACAAGCACATGGGCTTGGTGTCACAGGTGTTTGATGACCAAATTCTCAAAGATCTCACTGGCCACATTGCCGTTGGTCACACCCGCTACTCCACCACTGGCTCCAGTCATGTGTGCAATGCCCAGCCCGCTGTGGTGCCCACCCGCCTGGGGGATCTGGCCCTGGCCCACAACGGCAATTTGGTCAACGCGGCTGATCTGCGTGAAGAACTGTTAGACCGCCACCATGACTTGGTGACTACCACCGATTCAGAAATGATCGCCTTTGCCTTAGCCGAGGCCGTCAACGACGGGGCCGACTGGGTCCACGCCGCTGAGCAGGCCTTTAACCGTTGTTATGGGGCCTTTAGCCTAGTAATCGGTACACCTAATGGAATTTTGGGTGCCCGCGACCAGCAAGGTATTCGGCCCCTGGTGCTGGGGGTACTGGGCAATGACATTCCTGAAGTGGGGCAACCGGCTCACTATGTGCTGGCTTCGGAAACCTGTGCCCTCGACATCATTGGGGCAACCTACGTCCGTGATATTGAGCCAGGTGAGCTGGTGTGGATTACCCCCGAGGGAATTATTTCTCGTCAGTGGGCAGAGGCGACCCAACGCAAGCTCTGCGTGTTTGAGATGATTTACTTTTCGCGACCCGATAGCATTGTCAACGGCGAGAGTCTCTACAGCTACCGCCGCCGCTTGGGCCATCAGCTAGCCAAAGAAGCCCCCGCCGATGTGGATTTGATTATGGCGGTACCTGACTCTGGGGTGCCAGCGGCGATCGGCTTTTCCCAGCAGTCCCAAATTCCCTACGCGGAGGGGCTGATCAAGAACCGCTACGTGGGGCGCACCTTTATTCAACCCACCCAGTCGATGCGGGAGGTGGGCATTCGCATGAAGCTGAACCCCCTCAAGGATGTGCTGGAGGGCAAGCGAATTTTGATTGTGGATGACTCGATTGTGCGAGGCACCACCAGCCGTAAGATTGTGCAGGCATTGCGCGATGCAGGGGCGACCGAGGTGCACATGCGGATTTCGTCGCCACCGGTCACCCACCCCTGTTTCTACGGCATTGACACCGACAACCAAGATCAGCTGATCGCGGCTACGAAGTCTTTAGAAGAAATTGCTGATCAAATCAATGTCGATTCCCTAGCCTATCTAAGCTGGGAGGGCATGCTGGCCGCGACAAACCAGGAGCCAGGCAGCTTCTGCTCCGCCTGCTTCACGGGCAACTACCCGGTAGAAATTCCTGAACCCTTTAAGCGGGCCAAGCTCAAGTTTGAGGCTAAAGAACCGGTGGCGACTTAA